Proteins encoded together in one Citromicrobium bathyomarinum window:
- a CDS encoding type II toxin-antitoxin system RelE/ParE family toxin: protein MMAAAVAIEITSGAERDLVGIWQRRLTQRGPDGDDGADALLDDLVASIGSLVNNPEKGPVPPELEALGITDFRQLSRFPFRIIYGYQPEPAPGQVTVFVIADARRDFRTLLEERLLSSGQA, encoded by the coding sequence ATGATGGCGGCCGCTGTAGCGATCGAGATCACCTCCGGTGCGGAGCGCGATCTGGTGGGTATCTGGCAGCGCCGCCTGACGCAGCGCGGGCCGGATGGCGACGATGGTGCGGACGCACTGCTCGATGACCTTGTCGCGTCTATCGGCTCCCTTGTGAACAATCCTGAGAAAGGACCGGTTCCACCGGAACTTGAGGCTCTCGGGATCACCGACTTTCGGCAATTGTCGCGCTTTCCGTTCCGCATCATCTACGGGTATCAGCCTGAGCCAGCACCCGGTCAGGTGACCGTGTTCGTAATTGCTGATGCGCGTCGGGATTTTCGGACGCTTCTCGAAGAGCGCTTGCTCAGCAGCGGACAGGCATAG
- a CDS encoding type II toxin-antitoxin system Phd/YefM family antitoxin, with translation MKLDQRIKPISYLKAHSAEIIREIGDGAGPMVITQNGEAKAVLQDVASYERAQETLALLKLLALGQADVAAGRTRPVAGLADRVRGKSN, from the coding sequence ATGAAGCTGGACCAGCGCATCAAACCGATCAGCTATCTGAAGGCCCACAGCGCCGAAATTATCCGGGAGATTGGAGATGGCGCCGGGCCAATGGTCATCACGCAGAATGGCGAAGCCAAGGCAGTTCTGCAGGATGTCGCCAGCTACGAGCGCGCACAAGAAACGCTCGCTCTGCTTAAACTTCTGGCGCTCGGACAGGCCGATGTTGCCGCCGGTCGGACCCGCCCGGTGGCAGGCCTCGCGGATCGCGTACGAGGTAAGTCAAACTGA
- a CDS encoding strawberry notch family protein yields the protein MFQSDLFPAGEQFSSVPLAYAVGVRIAELLASGRHLTRADISGLFAAETGALDWGSAWTTDDYNNAVEIGALLWLREASRIDQATSVHEAEARFDWLESALPPRHVRSEAQVELQQFSTPPMLAWLMAKAAAVSSQDTLLEPSAGNGALALWGSVQNASLLLNEIDLARRDGLAHIFPLATTTAHDGELIADLLRGHVPSVVLMNPPFARSQERGKDGETAQRHLRSAIRAVANGARIVAIMPEGFDASTFAKVQDEASLFLDVRLQQMFRRAGTGIAVRLVVFGKTPVASSPAINGDTADLIALHELVTALPPRAQTSARTHRLPVGKPVRLVGKTSTHRAPVRPVAPFAATPAAKANATNLAYSVLADPAPVPEQTGIYLPYRPSRITFEGAPVHPTPLVESVAMGSVAAPQPDVCPRLPAFWQADGLLSEAQCETLVYAAQAFARDLPGQFKVSQEGTSLELSEDGHSYRQGFFLGDGTGAGKGRQIAAVIMDRWLAIERRHVWITKNEALLEDARRDWEALGGLPLDLQPLSRWKLGQPVTMSEGILFVTYPTLRSGRAEDTRLDQILAWAGEDFDGVIAFDEAHAMANALGGSSARGKVKGSEQGMAGLRLQNHLPRARVLYASATGASDIANLGYTSRLGLWGPETAFPTHEAFMTEIRAGGVAAMELVARDLKAQGLYLARALSFAGVEHEILEHSLTEAQVRIYDAYADAWAIIHRNLEAALEATRVVDEDSGDTLNRNAKAATLSIFEGTKQRFFAQLLLSMKLPSLIPAMEAALGEDHSVVVQLVSTAEAMLDRRLADLTLEEREALDIDLSPREYVIDYLAKSFPVRLMQVFADEDGNLRSEAMSDEKGNPVFCPRAIAARAALIEQLCALPPIATALDAIIEHFGTDAVAEVTGRTRRLVQGRDGEQRLERRSPSANVAEAQSFMEGTKRILVFSDAGGTGRSYHADLGCRNQQRRVHFLLEPGWRADNAIQGLGRTNRTNQASAPLFRPVTTNVKGERRFISTIARRLDALGALTRGQRQTGGQNLFDPADNLESHYARDALSRWFQLLYDGKLEATTFGNFVERTGLRLENPDGGLTDSLPTIQRWLNRILALPIALQNAIFDEYLGLVEARIEAAREAGTLDQGLETVRVDRFTVLADELLRTDSVTGAETRLVSLEVTRHLRPLRLQRLMRMHEIGGPHAIPMRNARSGKVALSVPARLLIADDGAVIERRRLLRPLKSANWTLEALGESPWEEIGVTAFTSAWRAEEEEAVTSPVTERVHLATGLLLPVWKRLPGDHVRVTRLVAEDGQSIIGREVLDIDLASIADTFGLSGVTGPSAEQIGDLVLVSGKPLGLASHDALTVKRSLVGGEQRLELTGFSPERLDWYKGKGCFTEIIRYRTRLFAPVSRASEILQSIAIEP from the coding sequence ATGTTTCAATCAGACCTGTTTCCCGCCGGCGAGCAGTTTTCGTCAGTGCCATTGGCTTACGCCGTCGGCGTCAGGATTGCCGAGCTTCTTGCCTCGGGGCGTCATCTTACCCGTGCCGACATTTCCGGGCTTTTCGCCGCGGAAACCGGCGCCCTGGACTGGGGAAGCGCCTGGACCACCGATGACTACAACAACGCAGTCGAGATCGGCGCACTACTCTGGCTACGTGAAGCTTCACGCATCGATCAGGCAACAAGCGTGCACGAAGCCGAAGCGCGGTTCGACTGGCTCGAATCAGCCTTGCCGCCGCGGCATGTGCGCAGCGAAGCACAGGTCGAGCTCCAGCAGTTCTCGACCCCGCCGATGCTGGCCTGGCTGATGGCGAAGGCCGCAGCTGTTTCTTCGCAAGACACGCTGCTCGAACCGTCCGCAGGCAATGGCGCCCTTGCCCTTTGGGGCAGCGTTCAGAACGCTTCGCTGCTCCTCAACGAGATCGACCTGGCAAGACGAGACGGCCTGGCGCACATCTTCCCTTTGGCCACAACCACTGCGCATGACGGGGAATTGATTGCCGACCTTCTTCGCGGCCATGTTCCGTCGGTCGTGCTGATGAACCCGCCGTTCGCCCGCAGCCAGGAACGCGGCAAGGACGGCGAGACGGCGCAGCGCCACCTGCGCAGCGCGATCCGGGCCGTTGCCAATGGGGCGAGGATTGTCGCCATCATGCCTGAAGGCTTCGACGCTTCCACCTTCGCCAAGGTACAGGATGAAGCGTCGCTGTTCCTCGATGTCCGGCTGCAGCAGATGTTTCGCCGCGCAGGGACGGGGATAGCCGTTCGCCTGGTCGTGTTCGGCAAGACGCCGGTTGCGTCTTCCCCCGCAATCAACGGAGATACTGCCGACCTGATCGCGCTCCACGAGCTTGTCACTGCGCTTCCGCCCCGTGCGCAGACATCCGCCAGGACTCATCGCCTGCCAGTCGGCAAGCCAGTGCGCCTCGTGGGCAAGACGTCGACCCATCGCGCGCCGGTCCGGCCGGTGGCGCCGTTCGCCGCGACACCAGCAGCTAAAGCGAATGCGACCAATCTTGCCTATTCGGTCTTGGCCGACCCCGCGCCGGTACCTGAACAGACCGGCATCTACCTACCTTACCGGCCCAGTCGCATCACGTTCGAAGGCGCGCCGGTTCATCCCACCCCGCTCGTGGAATCGGTCGCCATGGGTTCGGTCGCGGCACCGCAGCCCGATGTTTGCCCGCGCCTTCCCGCATTTTGGCAGGCCGATGGCCTGCTGTCCGAAGCGCAATGCGAGACACTGGTCTACGCTGCCCAGGCATTTGCGCGCGATCTTCCGGGTCAGTTCAAGGTGAGCCAGGAAGGCACCTCGCTGGAACTCTCCGAGGACGGACACTCCTACCGCCAAGGCTTCTTCCTCGGCGACGGAACCGGAGCGGGCAAAGGACGGCAGATCGCCGCGGTCATCATGGATCGCTGGCTCGCAATCGAGCGCCGACATGTCTGGATCACCAAGAACGAGGCGCTGCTCGAAGATGCACGCCGCGACTGGGAAGCGCTTGGCGGGCTGCCGCTCGATCTCCAGCCGCTCTCGCGCTGGAAACTCGGCCAGCCCGTAACGATGTCCGAAGGCATTCTCTTCGTCACCTATCCGACGCTGCGCTCGGGCCGCGCCGAGGATACGCGGCTCGACCAGATCCTTGCCTGGGCGGGCGAGGATTTCGACGGCGTGATCGCTTTCGACGAAGCCCACGCCATGGCCAATGCTCTCGGCGGCTCGTCGGCCCGCGGCAAGGTCAAGGGCTCCGAACAGGGGATGGCGGGCCTCAGGCTGCAGAACCATCTCCCGCGCGCCCGCGTGCTCTACGCGTCTGCCACAGGTGCCTCGGATATCGCCAATCTCGGTTACACCTCCCGGCTCGGCCTTTGGGGACCCGAGACCGCCTTTCCGACCCACGAAGCGTTCATGACCGAAATTCGCGCCGGCGGCGTCGCGGCGATGGAGCTTGTCGCCCGCGACCTCAAGGCCCAGGGCCTCTATCTCGCCCGTGCGTTGTCCTTCGCCGGGGTCGAGCACGAAATCCTCGAACACAGCCTGACCGAAGCACAGGTGCGGATCTATGATGCCTATGCCGATGCTTGGGCAATCATTCACCGCAACCTCGAAGCTGCGCTCGAAGCAACCCGCGTGGTCGACGAGGACAGCGGCGATACGCTCAATCGCAACGCCAAGGCGGCAACGCTGTCGATCTTCGAAGGCACCAAGCAGCGCTTCTTTGCCCAGCTCCTGCTCTCGATGAAACTGCCGAGCCTGATCCCTGCGATGGAAGCAGCGCTTGGCGAAGACCATTCGGTTGTCGTGCAGCTGGTCTCGACCGCCGAGGCCATGCTCGATCGACGTCTTGCCGATCTCACCCTGGAAGAACGCGAAGCGCTCGATATCGACCTGTCCCCGCGTGAATACGTCATCGACTATCTCGCCAAGAGCTTCCCGGTGCGACTGATGCAGGTCTTCGCCGACGAGGACGGCAACCTCCGCTCGGAAGCGATGAGCGACGAGAAGGGCAATCCCGTTTTCTGCCCGCGCGCCATTGCTGCGCGCGCAGCGCTGATCGAACAGCTTTGCGCACTGCCGCCCATCGCCACTGCGCTCGATGCGATTATCGAGCACTTTGGAACCGACGCCGTCGCCGAGGTCACGGGCCGGACCCGGAGGCTGGTTCAGGGCCGCGATGGTGAGCAGCGCCTCGAACGGCGTAGCCCCAGCGCCAATGTTGCCGAAGCCCAAAGCTTCATGGAAGGAACCAAGCGCATCCTGGTGTTCTCGGACGCGGGCGGCACGGGGCGTTCCTACCATGCCGACCTTGGCTGCCGGAACCAGCAGCGCCGGGTTCACTTCCTGCTCGAGCCGGGCTGGCGCGCCGACAACGCGATCCAGGGGCTCGGCCGCACCAACCGTACCAACCAGGCCTCCGCCCCGCTGTTCCGCCCGGTCACCACCAACGTGAAGGGCGAGCGCCGCTTCATATCGACCATTGCGCGAAGGCTCGACGCATTGGGCGCGCTCACGCGCGGCCAGCGCCAGACCGGCGGACAGAACCTGTTTGACCCGGCCGACAATCTTGAAAGCCACTATGCGCGCGACGCGCTCAGCCGCTGGTTCCAGCTGCTCTATGACGGTAAGCTCGAAGCCACCACCTTTGGCAACTTCGTCGAGCGCACCGGCCTCCGGCTTGAAAACCCCGATGGCGGGCTGACCGACAGTCTCCCCACGATCCAGCGCTGGCTCAATCGCATCCTCGCGCTGCCGATTGCGCTCCAGAACGCCATATTCGATGAATATCTCGGCCTCGTCGAAGCGCGGATCGAAGCCGCGCGCGAGGCTGGAACGCTCGACCAGGGACTGGAAACCGTGAGGGTCGATCGTTTTACGGTCCTCGCCGATGAACTCCTGCGCACAGACTCTGTGACTGGAGCGGAAACCCGCCTCGTCTCGCTCGAAGTGACCAGACACCTGCGCCCTCTGCGCTTGCAGCGCCTGATGCGGATGCATGAGATCGGGGGCCCGCATGCAATCCCGATGCGCAATGCGCGCTCGGGCAAGGTCGCACTGTCTGTTCCAGCCCGGCTCCTCATCGCCGACGACGGGGCCGTGATTGAACGTCGGCGCCTGCTCCGACCGCTCAAGTCAGCCAACTGGACCCTTGAGGCACTCGGTGAGAGCCCCTGGGAAGAAATCGGCGTCACCGCGTTCACCAGCGCCTGGCGGGCTGAGGAGGAGGAGGCTGTCACCTCGCCTGTAACCGAGCGCGTCCATCTCGCCACAGGGCTGCTGCTGCCAGTCTGGAAACGGTTGCCCGGCGATCATGTCCGCGTCACCCGGCTCGTTGCCGAGGACGGCCAGTCGATCATCGGCCGCGAAGTGCTCGATATCGATCTCGCTTCGATCGCCGATACCTTTGGCCTTTCCGGAGTTACCGGACCATCGGCAGAGCAAATCGGCGACCTCGTCCTCGTCAGCGGCAAACCGCTGGGCCTCGCAAGCCACGATGCCTTGACCGTAAAGCGCTCGCTGGTGGGAGGCGAGCAGCGCCTTGAACTGACCGGATTCTCGCCGGAACGCCTCGACTGGTACAAGGGCAAGGGCTGCTTCACCGAGATCATCCGTTACCGCACGCGGCTATTTGCACCGGTGTCGAGAGCAAGCGAGATCCTCCAAAGCATCGCAATCGAGCCTTGA
- a CDS encoding toprim domain-containing protein has translation MSHLYSAKISSLEEAARRICENRGGKWSGTKGMACCPAHDDRTPSLGVSLGQKAILFHCFAGCDQQSVLAALASEGVDATSLFSSSATTGGPEPTRTRKPSAAALRIWRDAQPLRASPAKAYLESRGILAASPALRFHPRTPLGPKGSTRFLPAMIAAVSLDEGPIAVHRTFLSGNAKADFDKPKRALGALGEAAVRLFAPASGKLGLAEGIESAMSAYALTGIPVWATLGNERFGLVSVPESVTELHLFVDHDAGGELAASRGLAAYARDGRTIQVRKPSSRDTDWNDELAAWLRRKAAP, from the coding sequence ATGTCCCACCTATATTCCGCCAAGATAAGCTCTTTGGAAGAAGCCGCCCGCCGCATCTGTGAAAACCGGGGCGGCAAATGGTCCGGCACAAAGGGCATGGCCTGCTGCCCTGCGCATGACGACCGTACGCCGTCACTCGGTGTGTCGCTCGGCCAAAAAGCGATCCTTTTCCATTGTTTTGCGGGATGTGATCAGCAGAGCGTGCTGGCTGCTCTGGCGAGTGAAGGTGTCGACGCAACCTCGCTCTTTTCAAGTTCTGCGACTACCGGCGGTCCCGAGCCGACCAGAACGCGCAAGCCCTCGGCGGCAGCGCTGAGGATCTGGCGCGATGCTCAACCACTGCGTGCCAGCCCGGCAAAGGCATATCTTGAGAGCCGCGGCATCCTCGCCGCATCTCCGGCGCTCCGCTTCCATCCACGAACGCCGCTTGGTCCAAAGGGAAGCACTCGCTTTTTGCCCGCCATGATTGCGGCAGTTAGCCTCGACGAGGGGCCGATCGCCGTCCATCGCACATTCCTTTCGGGCAATGCCAAGGCCGATTTCGACAAGCCGAAGCGCGCGCTCGGCGCGCTCGGTGAAGCTGCTGTCCGTCTTTTTGCTCCGGCCTCCGGCAAACTCGGCCTCGCCGAGGGCATCGAAAGCGCGATGTCGGCCTATGCGCTCACCGGTATTCCCGTCTGGGCGACCCTGGGCAATGAGCGCTTCGGTCTCGTCAGCGTGCCCGAGAGCGTGACCGAGCTTCACCTTTTCGTCGATCATGATGCGGGCGGCGAGCTGGCCGCGTCGCGTGGACTGGCCGCCTATGCCCGCGATGGACGGACGATCCAAGTCCGCAAACCATCCTCTCGCGACACCGACTGGAACGATGAACTGGCAGCATGGCTGCGCCGCAAGGCGGCGCCGTAG
- a CDS encoding HipA domain-containing protein — translation MTDEPRNQFATFAYGRRYLERADRIAVDPVALPLHEAGTSRTFRTEEGFAVFGGIRDAAPDGWGQYLMYKAMGDRLPSEIDLILASGEHRVGALAFGPTSAQPERITPWGGGPAPGEEFTLAELAEAAERAQHVDELDENLRALLAAGSSLGGARPKAATKIGDQPWIAKFQKRGDSFPECRVELATMRLASECGLDVPPLDFRCVLDRDIYLIERFDRIPHGNWLERRPFASGLTMLGAHESEVSSFSYADLAGAIRQFGTEVRQDLHELFRRMLLNILVTNDDDHLRNHGFLFDGEGWRLSPLYDVVPKPQLGLERRLVLGVGPEGRNATIENALAGAAVFDLSHDDAKAIAENMSRTVATRWEQLFTEAGISAADRKRFATCFRLAAPAS, via the coding sequence ATGACCGACGAACCGCGCAACCAGTTTGCTACCTTCGCTTACGGGCGGCGTTATCTGGAACGCGCTGACCGTATTGCGGTCGATCCTGTAGCTCTGCCGTTGCACGAAGCTGGAACTTCTCGAACATTCAGGACGGAAGAAGGCTTTGCCGTGTTCGGTGGCATTCGGGATGCTGCTCCCGATGGCTGGGGCCAATACCTGATGTACAAGGCGATGGGCGATCGCTTGCCGAGCGAAATCGATCTCATTCTGGCCTCGGGCGAACATCGTGTAGGGGCGCTCGCCTTTGGGCCGACATCCGCCCAGCCGGAGAGAATTACGCCATGGGGGGGTGGCCCTGCTCCGGGCGAAGAGTTCACGCTCGCAGAGCTAGCGGAAGCCGCCGAACGCGCGCAGCATGTCGACGAACTCGACGAGAACTTAAGAGCCTTGCTGGCAGCCGGATCATCTCTGGGCGGCGCCCGGCCGAAGGCTGCTACAAAAATCGGCGACCAACCCTGGATCGCGAAATTCCAGAAGCGGGGAGACAGCTTTCCCGAATGCAGGGTCGAACTAGCGACAATGCGGCTTGCCAGCGAGTGTGGTCTCGACGTTCCGCCACTCGACTTCCGCTGTGTCCTTGATCGCGACATCTATCTGATCGAGCGGTTCGATCGGATTCCTCACGGCAACTGGCTGGAACGCAGGCCCTTTGCTTCGGGGCTCACAATGCTCGGGGCGCATGAGAGCGAGGTCAGCAGCTTCAGCTATGCGGATCTCGCAGGAGCGATCCGGCAATTCGGAACCGAAGTGCGCCAGGATCTACATGAGCTATTTCGTCGAATGCTGCTCAATATCCTCGTCACGAATGATGATGATCACCTACGTAATCATGGCTTCCTGTTCGATGGTGAGGGTTGGCGGCTATCGCCGCTTTACGATGTAGTGCCGAAACCGCAGCTGGGACTGGAGCGACGGCTCGTCCTCGGCGTGGGGCCGGAAGGCCGCAATGCAACGATCGAGAATGCTCTCGCCGGTGCCGCGGTCTTCGACCTCAGCCATGATGACGCGAAAGCAATCGCCGAAAACATGAGCAGAACCGTAGCGACACGGTGGGAACAGCTGTTCACGGAGGCTGGGATAAGCGCGGCTGACCGCAAGCGTTTCGCAACCTGCTTCCGATTGGCAGCGCCTGCATCATGA
- a CDS encoding TetR/AcrR family transcriptional regulator, with amino-acid sequence MTNHATDQRARPRKQPSQARARHTVDAIVEAAARILEEHGHGGFNTNAVAERAGVSIGTLYQYFPDKDALLGALIGRETARLLAEVESAARALSGREALDAVIRAAVGHQVRRPRLARLLDFEESRLPLDADTQAVRARFSAILGGILAREDMPRQEDLNVVTADVAAILRGMVDTAGERGETDQHALAKRVRRAVLGYLTMPSAG; translated from the coding sequence ATGACCAATCATGCCACCGATCAGCGCGCACGCCCTCGCAAACAGCCCTCGCAGGCGCGCGCGCGTCACACCGTTGACGCGATTGTCGAGGCCGCGGCTCGCATTCTGGAGGAGCATGGCCATGGCGGCTTCAACACCAATGCCGTGGCAGAGCGCGCCGGCGTCAGCATAGGCACGCTCTATCAGTATTTTCCGGACAAGGATGCGCTGCTCGGCGCGCTGATCGGGCGCGAGACCGCACGGTTGCTAGCGGAAGTGGAAAGCGCGGCAAGGGCGCTTTCGGGACGCGAAGCGCTGGACGCCGTGATCCGGGCCGCGGTCGGCCACCAGGTCCGGCGCCCACGCCTGGCGCGGCTGCTCGACTTCGAGGAGTCTCGCCTGCCGCTCGATGCCGATACCCAAGCCGTCCGGGCACGTTTTTCTGCCATTCTCGGCGGCATCCTCGCCCGAGAGGATATGCCGCGCCAAGAGGATCTAAATGTCGTCACCGCCGATGTGGCGGCGATCCTGCGCGGAATGGTCGACACCGCCGGCGAACGGGGCGAAACCGACCAGCACGCACTGGCGAAGCGGGTTCGGCGCGCAGTGCTTGGCTATCTCACGATGCCTTCTGCCGGCTGA
- a CDS encoding darcynin family protein yields the protein MNTQPAQFEAALTTFFMVKTSPEWLGFSFETRLSHARETFQPILDEFRGRIRLNWYDVEFYTAKISDIWTIEAADHHSYQLFCEKLRETPFWDRFFLVHDIFPGELNAWAKNYEVEALRS from the coding sequence ATGAACACGCAACCCGCGCAGTTCGAAGCTGCGCTCACCACCTTCTTCATGGTCAAGACCTCGCCCGAATGGCTGGGCTTCTCGTTCGAGACGCGACTGTCGCACGCCCGCGAGACGTTCCAGCCCATTCTCGACGAGTTTCGGGGCCGGATCCGGCTGAACTGGTACGATGTCGAATTCTACACCGCGAAAATCAGCGATATCTGGACGATCGAAGCGGCCGACCACCACAGCTATCAATTGTTCTGCGAGAAGCTGCGCGAGACCCCGTTCTGGGACCGGTTCTTCCTCGTGCATGATATCTTCCCCGGCGAGCTGAACGCCTGGGCGAAGAATTACGAGGTGGAAGCGCTGCGATCTTGA
- a CDS encoding outer membrane beta-barrel protein → MAGIAAALAATPALAQDGNAAPSGLYVQAIAGYEGVEVESSGNTVTADADSVVYGIAAGYDLSLGGVFVGVEGEYSASGSSTEFPDSFAGARDGLESDGQYYLGARAGVPITGAISAYGKVGYTALDTRSFTTAGSFADVEENATGFRFGGGVQLDLPGPLEARMEYRRSRYGDVGGDVGDVTTNQVVAGVGLRF, encoded by the coding sequence ATGGCCGGCATCGCCGCTGCGCTGGCTGCGACACCGGCGCTGGCGCAGGACGGGAATGCTGCACCTAGCGGTCTCTACGTCCAGGCCATCGCCGGTTATGAAGGCGTCGAGGTCGAATCGAGCGGCAATACCGTGACCGCAGACGCGGATTCGGTCGTCTATGGTATTGCTGCCGGCTACGATCTCTCGCTCGGCGGCGTGTTCGTCGGGGTCGAGGGTGAATATTCGGCCAGCGGCAGCTCGACCGAATTTCCGGACAGCTTCGCCGGGGCGCGCGACGGGCTGGAATCGGATGGGCAGTACTATCTCGGTGCCCGCGCGGGTGTCCCGATCACCGGGGCGATCTCGGCCTATGGCAAGGTCGGCTATACCGCGCTCGACACGCGTTCGTTCACTACCGCTGGTTCCTTCGCCGATGTCGAGGAAAACGCCACCGGCTTCCGCTTCGGCGGCGGCGTGCAGCTGGATCTGCCCGGGCCGCTGGAGGCGCGGATGGAATATCGCCGTTCGCGCTATGGCGATGTAGGCGGCGATGTTGGCGATGTGACCACCAATCAGGTGGTCGCGGGTGTCGGCCTGCGCTTCTGA
- a CDS encoding ferritin-like domain-containing protein yields MALNTLKDVYIDQLQDLYSANRQSIEATRKLADKASDAELKSALKDGVDGIERGIETLKPIIEGHDAKPTGEFCKGMEGIVKEVDAHVLNTDFGDDAVRDAMIISQYQRMTHYAIAGYGCVLAFAKRLELAGEVTKLAECLDQTYEGDRRMTAIAVNDVNKVAA; encoded by the coding sequence ATGGCCCTCAACACCCTCAAAGACGTCTACATCGACCAGCTGCAGGATCTTTACAGCGCCAATCGCCAGTCGATCGAGGCGACCCGCAAGCTGGCCGACAAGGCAAGCGACGCCGAGCTGAAATCCGCGCTGAAGGATGGCGTCGACGGCATCGAGCGCGGGATCGAGACCCTGAAGCCGATCATCGAAGGCCACGACGCCAAACCGACCGGCGAATTCTGCAAGGGCATGGAAGGCATCGTCAAGGAAGTCGACGCGCATGTCCTGAACACCGATTTCGGGGACGATGCGGTGCGCGATGCGATGATTATCAGCCAGTACCAGCGGATGACCCACTACGCGATCGCCGGCTACGGCTGTGTGCTCGCGTTCGCCAAGCGGCTCGAACTGGCGGGCGAAGTGACCAAGCTCGCCGAATGTCTCGATCAGACCTACGAAGGCGACCGGCGGATGACCGCCATCGCGGTCAACGACGTCAACAAGGTCGCCGCCTGA
- a CDS encoding SDR family NAD(P)-dependent oxidoreductase: MSDTRKILIIGASRGIGLGLTREFAGRGWHVVASERTPSDGLRDAAQSHENAVEIVTVDVTKPDTYQGLASKLGEGSLDAIIVNAGITGAKHQSAEQATDEEIAHVMQTNAYGPARVGKALLPLLKDGGTLAFMSSLMGSIADSSGGYEFYRVSKVSLNMLAKGISEQQAKERSIEVLSLHPGWVQTDMGGPNASITVAESCTGLADVVEKAGGGGYRFVDYKGEAIAF; encoded by the coding sequence ATGAGCGACACCAGGAAAATTCTTATCATCGGCGCATCGCGCGGCATCGGGCTGGGCCTGACCCGCGAATTCGCGGGCCGCGGCTGGCATGTCGTGGCGAGCGAACGCACGCCCAGCGATGGCCTGCGCGATGCGGCGCAGAGCCACGAAAACGCCGTCGAAATCGTCACGGTCGATGTGACCAAGCCCGACACCTACCAGGGGCTGGCGAGCAAGCTGGGCGAGGGATCGCTCGACGCGATCATCGTCAATGCGGGGATCACCGGCGCAAAGCACCAGTCCGCCGAACAGGCGACCGACGAAGAGATCGCCCATGTGATGCAGACCAATGCCTACGGCCCTGCAAGGGTCGGCAAGGCGCTGCTCCCGCTGCTCAAGGACGGCGGCACGCTCGCCTTCATGTCCTCGCTGATGGGATCGATCGCGGACAGTTCGGGCGGGTACGAGTTCTACCGCGTGAGCAAGGTGTCGCTCAACATGCTCGCCAAGGGCATTTCGGAGCAGCAGGCTAAGGAGCGCAGCATCGAAGTCCTCTCGCTCCATCCCGGCTGGGTGCAGACCGATATGGGCGGGCCCAATGCGTCGATCACGGTTGCGGAAAGCTGCACCGGCCTTGCCGATGTGGTCGAGAAGGCCGGTGGCGGCGGTTATCGCTTCGTCGACTACAAGGGCGAAGCGATAGCCTTTTAG